The genomic interval TATCTCTCCTTGTTTTATCGCCGAGAAGAACTGGCTTTCCGCAATGGACTGTTCATTTCTGCGGCGCCGCTGGCTACCACCTTCGCGAGTAGTCTCGCCTGGCTAATTGTCAAACTGAGTAGCAATGGCCCTATTTCCCCGTGGCGCATCCTGTTTTTGATCGAGGGGTTCCCCAGTGTCATCGTTGCAGTCTTTGCCTGGAACTTGATCCCAGACTCGCCCGGTCGGGCTCGCTTTCTTACTCGGAGGCAAAGAGTCGTGGCTCAGTTGCGCCTGGGAGAGAGCAAGGATGAGTTCCAGGGCCCTAAAACAGCTTTTGATTGGCAAGCAGTTGGGAAGACCCTGGCGGATCCCAAGGCTTACCTCGCCGCCGTAAGTGGGTTGATATATTTGCGGAAACACTTGACTAAACTCTTGCCTTCAGTTCATGTTCTTCAGCTGTAATGTCGCCTTCAGCTCGATGCCGGTGTTTCTGCCCACCATAATTAGGCAGTaagcttcttctcccagttcACAGCCTCCACATACAAATGACTGATTTCTCCCCCACAGTATGGGCTACTCCTCCGTCACAGCGCAAGCACTCTCCGCGCCACCCTACCTGGTGGCCTTCATTGTAGTCCTCATCACGGCATACGTCTCGGACCGTACCCAGTCCCGCAGCTTCTACCTCATCATGCACGCCCTCATCTCCTCAGCATCCTACCTCGCCATCGCCCTAACAGGCGCCTTGCACTCTTACATGCCCACAAGCGTGCACACCTTCATCCGGTACATCTGCGTCTACCCAGCCGTGTCAggcttcttctccgccatcacTTTAATCATCACCTGGACGATGGACAACCGTGTCGAGAAAGAGGGCAAAGGTGccagcatcgccatcctcaacgtCATCGGCCAGTGCGGGCCTCTTCTCGGCACGCATCTGTACCCGAGCTCCGATGGGCCATGGTATATCCCCGGCATGGCGGTGTGTTCGTTCTTCATggtcgtcgtcgccgtcttGGCTACTATCTTGCGGATTATTCTGAAGAAGCAGAATCGGATCTTGCAGTTGAAGTACGAGGCTAGTCATCATGTCAGCAGCGGGCCTGctgatgatgaggacgaggagcggTATGGTCTGATGGGTggggggaggagagaggaTCTGGAGCAAAGTACTGGCGAGAAGAATTATCTCTATCTGATATGATCTGATGTCGTTTGTGGCCTTTACAGTTTTGATGTACTACCATCTCGGAGTTGCCATTAGAGTTGAATTTCGCAAATTTCGTTTCAAAGTTTCCTGCCTAACTCCTTTGCAGTGTAGAGTATGAGATGTAGCAGCCAAAAGAGATCGTGCCTTAGGGCCTACCATCTAGTAGATCATTTATATGAAAAGTTTGGATCAATAATTTTGTTCATTAAAATTGTGAATATCTTCACTATACTCTATAATAAGAGAACCTGTACATATAGAAGAAGTACCAGTGGGGGAGAACCCAGACTGGGCAAAATGGGCGCCGTGAACGACCTCCTAGAGTGTTCGTAGCTTCTCTTTTCAGATCCAGGGACGAGGTCGAGTGCTTGGCGCTTGGCCATTGAGCTCTCTCGATGGGGGCGCCTCATTTGTGTATGTGCATGTAGACATGTACAGTAAGAGCGTCttcgttctttctttcaACTCCAGACGCGGCGCCACCTTTTTGTTTTCGTGTCGTTGCATTTCGGTTTGTTCTTGACAGGCCAAGACGCTTACCACGCGGTGTGGCCACCGTCGATGACCATGGTGGTACCGGTcatgaagctgctggcgtcagagagggagaagagggccGCGCCGCGGAACTCCTCCGGCATCGCCAGACGGCCAAGCATGTTCTCAGCCTCCCAGGTCGCGCGGGCAGCGGGGttctgctggaagacatcctcgaccatgGGGGTGATGATGTGGCCCGGGCAGAGCGAGTTGACCCGGATGCCGTGGCGGCCCCATTCCATCGCGAGCGAGCGGGACAGCTGGATGACGGCAGCCTTGGAGGAGTTGTAGACGGGCGAGGTCATGCccttgttggcgatgaggCCGCTCATGGAGGCCACGAGCAGGATCGAGCCCTTCTGCTGGTAGTTGAACATCTGGCgggcggccgcggtggcCGAGTTGAACACGCCGTTGTAGTTGATGCTCATCACGTCGTCCAGGGCTTGCTGCGAGTGCTCCAGTGCGCTCTGCAGGTGGTTGATGCCCGCCGCGGCGATCAAGCCGTCCAGGCGCTCGTTCTGTGCCGCAATCGCCGCAAAGGTGTCGTTGACTTCCGTCACGTTGCGCACGTCGATGCGGATGTACTCCAGCGAGCCGCCGTACTCGGAGGCGGCGCGCTCCTTGGCCGCGAAGAATTCGGCGGGGGGAGACTCGAGACGGTCCAGGCAGTAGACTGTTTGGTTTTCTGATTAGCCATTTTGATTTACAGACGGGAATCCTTGGGAATACACACCCTTTGCGCCCGCTTCAATCAGGGCCTCGGCCATTGACAATCCCAATCCACGGCCGCCACCGGTGATGGCGTACACGCGGTCCTCCATATCGAACTCGCGGAAGCGGTTGGCGTTACGCAGGAACTTCTTGGGTGGCATCTTCGACTGGATGTGGTCTGGACTGTGCGAGACGTTCTGGATGTCCTGGGGGTTGTATGTGCTCCGGGTGGAGGAGTAGAGGCGAGCCGACGGCGTAGAGAGAGCTCGCGGCGCAGTGACAGCCGCACCAGCAAAGCGAGGCCGCACAGCGGCCATGACACgggggagggagaaagaCATTTTTGGGTATTAAGGTGGTGGTAATAGTGGTAGTGGTAGAGGGGAGAGGGTCGTATGTATAGGTGCAATTAGGGCTAGATGCAAATGGATGATGGGACGaggaaaataaaaacacGACAAGACTTgctttccttctcatcccCCGCGCGGGGAGAGGGTTTATATGTGCCAGACGGACAGACCGAACGGTACTTCCCTGGAGAGCTTCCCGGAAAATCTCCCAGAAATCTCACGATAGTGTTCCAGCAATGGAAGGGGGGGCCACATCGGCCAGGTGACCCCGGTGGATTCGCCCGCTGCTGCTTTCACCATGACTCAAGACCCAGATCGCAGCAATCCACGGTCCATTGCCACCTGGGGCAAGAGCTTGGGGCAACATCGTGATTGTTCTGGGCCGAAGACGGTAAATCGGGCGATCCGCTCGATGGGTCCTGTTCTGTGGAATGGCCCACCGTTGTATGTAGTACATACATCCCTGGCTACAACAGGTTACCTCGACCTGATTATGCAATTAGGCCCTGTATCACCTTTCCGACATCCAATTAGACACGACAATTAGAGCATAACTAAATAGAGCAGTCGAACTAACCATGCACGACCAGCTGTCCCTGAACCGCAGAGATTTACCTAGTGCCAATCACGGGAGGGTGGGTAGGTATCCTGGTAGGAGCCTCCATCCAATGACGGTCTCGGCATCGCGAGTGGTAGTGTAATCCACTATCTTCCATCGACCAAGAAgttggaaaaaaaaaaaaaaagaaatctGAAGGATGGGGGGGTCAGGTCAGTTGACTCTGCCAGTCCTTCCTTGCCCCGACGATCCCTGGGTCCCGCAGTCCCGTCCCCGGATTATTTTTGGCAAAAGAATGAGAGCTCCCGGGATGTCCAGATTAGGCAATTCTGCTCTTCACCGCTGTCTCATCCACCGAGCTCTGCACCTCCCGCCAGGCACATTGcctgtttcttttttttctgaAACAGGGAAAACAAATGATAGTGAAGTTATCGCTTCGATCGTCGAAATTCAAGTCTTGTTCAATCATAAGTTCTACCATATTTTGCCACTTGCCCTGCAATGAAGCTTCCGCCACCCTCCGGCCCAGGCTCAGTGCTGTAGGCACGCGGATCCACCATCGAGGCACGTACCTCAAGCTACTGTAGCCACCTTAATGTTAACTACTAGTGCTTGCCTCGAACGCCTCTTCTCGTGCCACGCTCAGCCCCGGCCGGCGACAGGGATTGTCGAAGGAATCGAAGCGGATCTGGAACGCCCTGGAAAGAATTGCCTGCGCTCCGTGCGCGGGTCATCTGGACTTGGGGATGCAA from Penicillium psychrofluorescens genome assembly, chromosome: 5 carries:
- a CDS encoding uncharacterized protein (ID:PFLUO_007643-T1.cds;~source:funannotate); the encoded protein is MAAVRPRFAGAAVTAPRALSTPSARLYSSTRSTYNPQDIQNVSHSPDHIQSKMPPKKFLRNANRFREFDMEDRVYAITGGGRGLGLSMAEALIEAGAKVYCLDRLESPPAEFFAAKERAASEYGGSLEYIRIDVRNVTEVNDTFAAIAAQNERLDGLIAAAGINHLQSALEHSQQALDDVMSINYNGVFNSATAAARQMFNYQQKGSILLVASMSGLIANKGMTSPVYNSSKAAVIQLSRSLAMEWGRHGIRVNSLCPGHIITPMVEDVFQQNPAARATWEAENMLGRLAMPEEFRGAALFSLSDASSFMTGTTMVIDGGHTAW